The genomic stretch CGGCGGTCGACCGGTTCCGCGACGAGGTGCTGCGCGACCACGCGACCGACCACGTCGACCTGCTGTTCAACAACGCCGGCATCGGGGGCGGCGGCAGCTTCGTCACCGCCGACCGCGGCGAGTGGGAGCGCACGTTCGGCGTGTGCTGGGGTGGCGTCTACAACTGCAGCCGCGCCTTTGTCCCGCTGCTCGTCGCGAGCGACGACGCCTACCTGGTCAACACGAGCAGCGTCAACGGCTTCTGGGCGCGACTCGCGCCGGGCGTGCCGCACACGGCCTACAGCAGCGCGAAGTTTGCGGTGAAGGGCTTCTCCGAGGCGCTGATCGAGGACTTCCGCGTCAACGCCCCGCACGTCAAGGTCGCGGTCGTGATGCCCGGCCACATCGGCACCGACATCGTCGTCAACTCCCGCCGCGCGCACGGCGGCGGCGAGGTCGAGGCCGACGTCGAGGCCATCGGCACGATGTTCCGCGACAGCGCGCCGACGTCGGCGGCGCAGGCGGCCACGATCATTCTCGACGGCGTACGTCGCGGCGCCTGGCGCATCCTGGTCGGCGACGACGCGCACGCGATCGACGAGGCGGTGCGGGCCGATCCGGAGGCGGCGTACGAGCCCGGCGTCAGCCTCGGCACGCTGCGCCTGCCCGCGTCCTGACCGGAGCTTGCATGGCGAACCCGTTCAGGACCCTGCGGTCGGTCGTCCGGCTGGGTCCGGTCGAGACCGACCCGATCGAGCGGCGGCTGTCCCGTGCCGCGTCCGTCGCGGACCTGCGGCGCATCGCGAGGCGGCGGCTGCCCGGCGGGGTCTTCGACTACATCGACGGTGCCGCCGAGGACGAGCGCACGCTGGCGGCCAACCAGGCGGCGTACGGCGCGGTGACCTACCGGCCACGAGTGCTGCGCGGCATCACCGAGGTCGACCTCTCCACGACGATTCTCGGCAAGCCGGCTGACTACCCGCTCGCCCTGGCCCCGACCGGCTTCACCCGCATCGCCGATCCCGCCGGGGAGCTCGCCGTCGCCCGGGCCGCTGCGCGCGCCGGCCTGCCCTACACGCTGTCCACGCTGAGCACCCGGTCGATCGAGGAGGTGCGCGCGGTCAGCGACGGGCGGCTGTGGTTCCAGGTCTACGCCTGGCGCGATCGCGGGCTGGTCAAGGAGATGATCGACCGCGCTGCCGGCGCCCGCTACGAGGCGCTCGTGCTGACCGTCGACACCGCGGTGCTCGGCCGGCGTGAGCGCGACGTCCGACGCGGCTTCTCGCTGCCACCGGCGATCGGTCTGGGGACGTTCGTCGACGGAGCGCTGCACCCCGGCTGGACCTGGCAGTTCGTGCGCAGCGAGCCGATCCGCTTCGCCAACGTCGTCGGCCGCGACGTCGGCGACGGCGCCTCGCCGGTGACGCTGTCCGACTACATCAACACGCAGTTCGACCCCGGCCTGTCCTGGGACGACGTCGACTGGCTGCGCTCGGTGTGGCACGGCCCGGTGCTGGTCAAGGGCATCCAGACCGTCGAGGACGCCAGGATCGCCGCCGACGCCGGTGTCGACGCGATCGTGCTGTCCAACCACGGCGGCCGGCAGCTCGACGGCGCGCCCGCGACGCTGCCGCTGGTCGCGCCGGTGGCGGACGCGGTCGGCGGGCGCACGGAGATCATCTGCGACGGCGGCGTACGCCGGGGCAGCGACATCCTCAAGGCGGTGGCCCTCGGCGCCACCGCCTGCATGGCCGGCCGCGCCTACCTCTACGGCCTCGGTGCCGCCGGCGAGCGCGGCGTCGATCGGGTGCTCGAGTGGTTCCGGGCGGACCTCGCCCGCACCATGAGCCTGGTCGGCGCGGCAAGCGTCGCGGACCTGAATCGTTCGTTGGTGGAGGCCGCCTTCGAGCGGGCGGCCTTCAGCTCACCCAGGACTTGACCTTCTCGATCAGCGCCAGCGGGTCATCACCGACCGGGTTCACCGTGAGCCGGGTCACGCCGGCGTCCCGGTAGGCCTGGATGCGCTCGCGCACCCGGCCTTCGTCACCGACGAGCGCCGTGGCGGCGAGGTAGTCGTCGGGCACCAGCGCTTCGGCCTCGGACTTCTGTCCGGACAGGTAGAGGTTCTGGATCCGCTCGGCCTCGTCCTCGTAGCCGTAGCGCCGGAACACGTTGTTGTAGAAGTTGCGACCCTTGGCGCCCATGCCACCGACGTACAGCGCCGTCATCGGGCGGGCCGCGTCGCGCAGCTTGCGGGCGGTGTCCTCGTCGCAGATCGACAGCGTGCCGCCCGCGACGATCTGCAGCGGCTCGAGCGAGGAGTCGCGCCGGGCCAGGCCGCGGTCGAGGTCGGCCTTCCAGATGTCGGCCTTGTCGGGGTGGAAGAACGCCGGCAGCCAGCCGTCGGCGAGCTGGGCGGTCATCTCGACGTTCTTCGGGCCGAGCGAAGCGATGTAGATCGGGATGCTGTCGCGCACCGGATGGTTGATGATCTTCAGCGGCTTGCCCAGCCCGGTGCCCTGGCCCTCGGGGAGCGGCAAATGGTAGGCCTCGCCGTCGTAGGCGACCCGCTCGCGCTTCCAGACCAGGCGGCAGATGTCGATGACCTCGCGGGTGCGGGTGAGCGGCTTGTCGTAGGGCACGCCGTGCCAGCCTTCGATGACCTGCGGTCCCGACGTGCCGAGGCCGAGCACGAACCGGCCGCCGGACACCGCGTCGAGACCGGCGGCGGTCATCGCGGTCAGCGTCGGCGTGCGCGAGTAGATCGGCAGGATGCCGGACGCGAGCTCGGCGCGCTCGGTGTGCGCGGCGAGGTAGCCGAGGATCGACACGGCGTCGAAGCTGTAGAGCTCGGCCACCCAGATCATGTCGATGCCGGCGGCTTCCAGGTCCTTCGCCCTGCGCGCCGCCTGCTTGGGGTCGCCGGTGTAGCCGAGACCGGTGGACAGCTTCACGCGCTCCTCCTGTGACGCGACGGTGCGGGCACTGTACGACGGGACGTGGTCAGCGCCGCGACCACAGCTTGCGGCTGTAGAGCGTGAGGTTGTGGAAGATCCACGAGTTGACCAGCACGGCGAGCGGGCGCTCGCCGGACTCGTCGACGGCGACCTCGACGTCGTAGTCGCCGATCTTCCCGGCGCGGATGCCGTCGCCGGTCGTCGGTCCCACCAGGGCGATCTCGGCCGCGATCGCCGGTGTCACCAGCAGCGCCAGAGGCTGCACGATGCCTTCGGGTGTCACCGCGCTGACGCAGGCGATCTCCGCGTCGCTACCGAGCACTCCGCGCATGACCGCCATCAGCCGGCCGGGTTGGCGCAGCCGCTCGCGCAGCTTCGGCCAGAGCTCTCGCTCGGTCTCGTCGAGCCCCAGAGCGGAGTGCGCGCCACACATGGCTCGTCAGCGGCCGAGCTGTTCCAGTGAAGCGGCGCCCTTGCGGTGGTCCCAGGAGACGACCTTCTCGACCTGGACGCGGACGGTGACGCGCTGGTGGGCCAGCTTGCGGATGTGCGCCAGCGCCTCCTCCGGCAGTGGCACCGGGCTGTAGCGGGTGAACAGCGTGCACCCTGCGGCGACCGAGCTCTCGTAGCCGTCGTCGACGTCGGCGTAGCCGCGCAGCAGCACGGCGCGGAACTCCTCCACGCTGTTGCCGCGCTCGACGAGCACGCTGATCCGCGCGTCGCGACGCAGGTTCGCCACCTTCTGCGACTCACCGTCGGTCCAGAAGGACACCTGCCCGTCGAGGAGCATGTAGCTGAGCGGCACGACGTGCGGCCAGCCGTCGGCCCCGCAGGTCGCCACCTGGGCGCGACGGCCCTCGCCGAGGAACGCCGTCACCTCGTCGTCGGACATCGCCAGGGACTGGCGTACGGACGGCTGCGCGGTCTCGGTCACCAGGCGATGCTGTCGGACGCCCGCGCTCGAGGCAACAACCGTCTGGGATGCTGGCGGCCGTTGCACCGACGGGAGGCGTTCCGTGACCGGCACTGAAGCGCTCGTGCTCCGTGAGGATGCCGACGGCGTCGCGACCCTCACGCTCAACCGGCCCGACAAGCTCAACGCCTTGACCCCGGCCCTGTTCGTCGAGCTGCGTGCGCAGATCGACGCGCTGGCTGCGCAGGCGAGCAGCGTCGGCTGCGTGGTGCTGACCGGTGCCGGTCGCGCGTTCTGCGCCGGCAACGACCTCGCCGCGATCGCCGCCCGCGAGCAGGCGCCGACACCGCACTACCAGGCGGAGACGATCGACGCACTCGAGTCGCTGCCCCAGCCGGTGATCGCGAAGGTGCGCGGCTACTGCTTCACCGGTGGCCTGGAGCTCGCCCTCGGCTGCGATCTCGTGGTCGCCGCCGAGTCGGCGGTCTTCGGTGACACGCACGGCAAGTGGGGACTGGTGCCCGTGTGGGGCATGTCGGTGCGGCTGCCCGAGCGCGTGGGCCGCGCGACCGCGAAGGACCTGATGTTCACCGGCCGGCGGGTCGACGGGGTCGAGGCACTGCGGATCGGCCTCGCCGACCGTTGCGTGCCCGACGGCGGGCTCGACGCCGCTGTCGCCGGGCTCGCCGCCGAGATCGTCGGCAACAGCTGGGGCACCAGCCGGATCGACAAGCAGCTGCTGGCCGCGAGCGCGCGGATGGAGCGGCGGGAGGCGCTGCTGCACGAGCGCAGCGCGCCCTTCGGGCTGCCCGACGACATGGCCGAGCGGATGGCCGCCCGTTGACAACGCCCGACGGGTCGCTGCACCTGGTAGACAGGCGCGCGTGACCATCCACGCGGTCGTCTTCGACTACGGCGGCACCCTCACCGAGCCCTACCGCACGGCCTTCCGCCCGGAGTACTACGAGGAGCGCGGGCTCGACATGCTCGCGCTGCGCGAGGTGCTCGCACCCCTGCTCGGTCACGACGGCGACGCGGCCGACGTCCTCGCCCATCGGTGCGAGCGCGGCGAGGTGGAGCTGTCGGAGATGGTCGCCGCGCTCGAGGCCCGGGTGCCCGGCGCGGGAGCGCTGTTCGACCCGAAGGACTCGCCGTTCTCCGTGCTGGAGCTGAATCCCGACATGGTCGCCCTGGCCGGCGACGTACGCCGTGCCGGGCTGAAGGTCGGTGTGCTGTCCAACATCTTCCAGGGCATGGACGGCGGCTACCAGCTGGACCCGGACGAGTGGGACGCGATCGTGCTCTCGTGCCGGGTCGGCATGCGCAAGCCCAACCCGGCCGTCTACCGCCACGTGTGCGAGCTCATCGGCGTGGCGCCGCGCGAGGTGCTCTACCTCGACGACTTCGAGGCGATGTGCGCCGGCGCCTCCGCCGTCGGCATGACCGCGATCCGGGTCCGCGACCACAAGGCCGCGGTCGCCGAGGCGCGCGGGCTGCTGGGGCTCCCTGCGACTACGGCCGGCGGATCGCTGCGCTGATCCGGCGGGCGGCCTGCCAGCCGGCCCAGCCCACCCCGGTCCCGGCCAGCGCGGCCCCGGTCAGCAGGACTGCCGACAGCACCGGCCGGGCCCCGCTGACCGCCCCGCGCACGGGCACGGCCGCGCGTTCGCGCCAGCCGCGCCGCTCGACCTGGGCCAGCAGCGTGTCGAGCAGCTCGGGGGGCGGGCCGTCGTCGGGTGCGGGGGCGAACGCCGACTGCATCCGCCGGTGCAGGTCGAGAGACGCCTGGCACGACGTACATCTCTTCAGGTGCTGATGTACGGCGCGCCGGCGCAGGCCTCCCAGCCGGCCGTCGGCGTACGCCGGCAGGGTGGCCTGCACCTCGCGGCAGATGCGGGGCACGTCGTTGCCCGCTCCCGCGGCGCCGGTGTCGGCGACCGTCTCTCCGCGCCGTCGCCACCTCATGTCTGTCCCTCCAGCTCGTGCCGCAGCTGCTCGTGGGCCCGGAAGAGCCGCACCTTGACCGCCGACTCCGTGATGCCCAGGAACGTCGCCACTTCCTTGGTGGACAGGCCCTCCACGTCGCGCAGGACGACGACCGACCGCAGGGTCGGCGAGAGCCGGTTGAGCGCCTTCGACAGCTCGGCCCGGTCGTGTGCGGACTCCGCGAGCTCCACCGGGCCGACGGAGGAGTCGGCCAGCTCCGCGGCCCGCTCGTCCCCGGGGACCGCGAACGCCTCCGCCCCGGCGATCCCGCCGCGTTCACGCCCCTTGCCGCGCCGCTCCAGCAGGTCGAGGCAGACGTTGACGGTCACGCGGTGCAGCCAGGTCGCGAAGGCCGCGTCGCCGCGGAAGGCGACCATCGCCCGCATCACCTTGACGAACACCTCCTGCGTCGCGTCGGCCGCGTCGTTCTCGTCACCGACGAGCCGTCGGGCCAGCCGGTAGACGTCGGCGTACGTCGCCCGGATCAGCGCGTCGAGCGCGCCCGGCTCTCCACGCTGGCAGGCACGCACCAGCTCGCTGTCGACGTGCACCGAGTTGGACCTCCCAGCCGAGGTGTCGGTTACC from Mycobacteriales bacterium encodes the following:
- a CDS encoding zf-HC2 domain-containing protein, giving the protein MRWRRRGETVADTGAAGAGNDVPRICREVQATLPAYADGRLGGLRRRAVHQHLKRCTSCQASLDLHRRMQSAFAPAPDDGPPPELLDTLLAQVERRGWRERAAVPVRGAVSGARPVLSAVLLTGAALAGTGVGWAGWQAARRISAAIRRP
- a CDS encoding pyridoxamine 5'-phosphate oxidase family protein, which encodes MTETAQPSVRQSLAMSDDEVTAFLGEGRRAQVATCGADGWPHVVPLSYMLLDGQVSFWTDGESQKVANLRRDARISVLVERGNSVEEFRAVLLRGYADVDDGYESSVAAGCTLFTRYSPVPLPEEALAHIRKLAHQRVTVRVQVEKVVSWDHRKGAASLEQLGR
- a CDS encoding alpha-hydroxy acid oxidase — its product is MANPFRTLRSVVRLGPVETDPIERRLSRAASVADLRRIARRRLPGGVFDYIDGAAEDERTLAANQAAYGAVTYRPRVLRGITEVDLSTTILGKPADYPLALAPTGFTRIADPAGELAVARAAARAGLPYTLSTLSTRSIEEVRAVSDGRLWFQVYAWRDRGLVKEMIDRAAGARYEALVLTVDTAVLGRRERDVRRGFSLPPAIGLGTFVDGALHPGWTWQFVRSEPIRFANVVGRDVGDGASPVTLSDYINTQFDPGLSWDDVDWLRSVWHGPVLVKGIQTVEDARIAADAGVDAIVLSNHGGRQLDGAPATLPLVAPVADAVGGRTEIICDGGVRRGSDILKAVALGATACMAGRAYLYGLGAAGERGVDRVLEWFRADLARTMSLVGAASVADLNRSLVEAAFERAAFSSPRT
- a CDS encoding LLM class F420-dependent oxidoreductase encodes the protein MSTGLGYTGDPKQAARRAKDLEAAGIDMIWVAELYSFDAVSILGYLAAHTERAELASGILPIYSRTPTLTAMTAAGLDAVSGGRFVLGLGTSGPQVIEGWHGVPYDKPLTRTREVIDICRLVWKRERVAYDGEAYHLPLPEGQGTGLGKPLKIINHPVRDSIPIYIASLGPKNVEMTAQLADGWLPAFFHPDKADIWKADLDRGLARRDSSLEPLQIVAGGTLSICDEDTARKLRDAARPMTALYVGGMGAKGRNFYNNVFRRYGYEDEAERIQNLYLSGQKSEAEALVPDDYLAATALVGDEGRVRERIQAYRDAGVTRLTVNPVGDDPLALIEKVKSWVS
- a CDS encoding enoyl-CoA hydratase/isomerase family protein, which gives rise to MTGTEALVLREDADGVATLTLNRPDKLNALTPALFVELRAQIDALAAQASSVGCVVLTGAGRAFCAGNDLAAIAAREQAPTPHYQAETIDALESLPQPVIAKVRGYCFTGGLELALGCDLVVAAESAVFGDTHGKWGLVPVWGMSVRLPERVGRATAKDLMFTGRRVDGVEALRIGLADRCVPDGGLDAAVAGLAAEIVGNSWGTSRIDKQLLAASARMERREALLHERSAPFGLPDDMAERMAAR
- a CDS encoding RNA polymerase sigma factor, with the protein product MHVDSELVRACQRGEPGALDALIRATYADVYRLARRLVGDENDAADATQEVFVKVMRAMVAFRGDAAFATWLHRVTVNVCLDLLERRGKGRERGGIAGAEAFAVPGDERAAELADSSVGPVELAESAHDRAELSKALNRLSPTLRSVVVLRDVEGLSTKEVATFLGITESAVKVRLFRAHEQLRHELEGQT
- a CDS encoding SDR family NAD(P)-dependent oxidoreductase, giving the protein MDSFEGRLAVVTGGGSGMGRELVVQLAREGCAVAACDLNLEALHETVRLASAEAPAGLKITAHRCDVSDPAAVDRFRDEVLRDHATDHVDLLFNNAGIGGGGSFVTADRGEWERTFGVCWGGVYNCSRAFVPLLVASDDAYLVNTSSVNGFWARLAPGVPHTAYSSAKFAVKGFSEALIEDFRVNAPHVKVAVVMPGHIGTDIVVNSRRAHGGGEVEADVEAIGTMFRDSAPTSAAQAATIILDGVRRGAWRILVGDDAHAIDEAVRADPEAAYEPGVSLGTLRLPAS
- a CDS encoding HAD family phosphatase, with the protein product MTIHAVVFDYGGTLTEPYRTAFRPEYYEERGLDMLALREVLAPLLGHDGDAADVLAHRCERGEVELSEMVAALEARVPGAGALFDPKDSPFSVLELNPDMVALAGDVRRAGLKVGVLSNIFQGMDGGYQLDPDEWDAIVLSCRVGMRKPNPAVYRHVCELIGVAPREVLYLDDFEAMCAGASAVGMTAIRVRDHKAAVAEARGLLGLPATTAGGSLR